In Natronococcus occultus SP4, the following proteins share a genomic window:
- a CDS encoding DUF5805 domain-containing protein: protein MADSQDTSRTAVKTYVPAYQKAEWQDHADELDMSQSEFLRTMVQAGRRGFQGGTEEPGSPDADPGGNGLETRLLELLSDDTYTWDELLEAVSDDIESRLDETLEELQAENRVRYSGRHGGYTIVGDDGE from the coding sequence ATGGCGGATTCCCAGGACACCTCTCGAACTGCGGTCAAAACCTACGTCCCCGCGTACCAGAAAGCGGAGTGGCAGGATCACGCCGACGAGCTCGACATGAGCCAGAGCGAGTTCCTCCGAACGATGGTCCAGGCCGGACGGCGAGGCTTCCAGGGGGGGACCGAGGAACCCGGTTCTCCGGACGCAGACCCTGGGGGTAACGGCCTCGAAACACGTCTCCTCGAGTTACTATCCGATGACACTTACACGTGGGACGAACTCCTCGAAGCGGTCAGCGACGACATCGAGTCACGGCTCGACGAGACGCTCGAGGAGCTCCAGGCCGAGAACCGCGTCCGGTACAGTGGCCGCCATGGCGGGTACACGATCGTCGGGGACGATGGCGAGTAG
- a CDS encoding tyrosine-type recombinase/integrase translates to MASSADAPDAIEDPIAYFLDDQRYHGKSERTLEAYERVLREFEAFVRERFDAESVSTVGRRECMAWVHSLRDRFASSTIATYASYLNRFYEYMTQVGAFEENPMVLVMEELSESIDTNPTRRDISVPEMREFVGSVSHPLERAAVVTLLKTGMRVGELCNLDLRDCHLAVPELDLEWTPRVQLERRPASLFVSSEPARGQTINGEKRTASNKRERETVIPVDDELRRVLLEWLAIRPDPLSPADPLFLDTGDGWGERLEPADVQYIVEKHARERGWYRTGGGATENVTPHYFRHFFTTHLRDRTGDRGIVKYLRGDVADDVIDTYTHDWGDRVRSVYERHIYSLH, encoded by the coding sequence ATGGCGAGTAGCGCCGACGCCCCCGACGCGATCGAGGACCCGATCGCGTACTTTCTGGACGACCAGCGCTACCACGGAAAGAGCGAGCGCACCCTCGAGGCCTACGAACGGGTGCTCCGCGAGTTCGAGGCGTTCGTCCGCGAGCGCTTCGACGCCGAGTCGGTGTCAACGGTCGGTCGGCGGGAGTGTATGGCCTGGGTCCACTCGCTTCGCGACCGGTTCGCATCGAGTACGATCGCGACCTACGCCTCGTACCTCAACCGTTTCTACGAGTACATGACCCAGGTCGGCGCGTTCGAGGAGAACCCGATGGTGCTCGTGATGGAGGAGCTGTCCGAATCGATTGACACGAACCCGACCCGACGAGATATCTCGGTGCCGGAGATGCGCGAGTTCGTCGGCTCGGTCTCCCATCCACTCGAGCGGGCCGCGGTCGTCACGCTGCTGAAGACGGGAATGCGGGTCGGGGAACTCTGTAACCTCGATCTTCGGGACTGCCACCTCGCGGTTCCCGAACTCGATCTCGAGTGGACGCCCCGGGTACAGCTCGAACGACGCCCCGCCTCGCTGTTTGTCTCCTCGGAACCGGCTCGCGGGCAAACGATCAACGGCGAGAAGCGAACGGCCTCGAACAAACGCGAGCGTGAGACGGTGATCCCCGTCGACGACGAACTCCGGCGAGTGTTGCTCGAGTGGCTGGCGATCCGTCCGGACCCACTATCGCCGGCGGATCCGCTCTTTCTCGATACCGGCGACGGCTGGGGGGAACGACTCGAACCGGCGGACGTGCAGTACATCGTCGAGAAACACGCCCGCGAGCGCGGCTGGTACCGAACCGGCGGCGGAGCGACCGAGAACGTCACGCCCCACTACTTCCGGCACTTCTTCACGACCCACCTGCGGGACCGAACGGGGGACCGGGGGATCGTCAAATACCTCCGGGGTGACGTGGCCGACGACGTTATCGACACTTACACCCACGACTGGGGGGATCGGGTTCGGTCGGTGTACGAACGACACATCTACTCGCTACACTGA